The Stenotrophomonas maltophilia genome segment CGATCTTGATCCGCTCGCGGCCATTCTCGCGGCGATGGCGGTTGGCATCGCGCAGCGAGTACACGCAGCCGCAGTATTCCTGCTGGTAGAACTGCTCGCGCTTGCTGATCTCGATCATGCGGCTGGCACCGCCGCCCTTGCGCCAGTTGTAGTCCCAGTACTGCAGGCCTTCATAGCGCGAGGCGGCGCGGATGCCGCAGTCGTTGATCTGCGCCATGTTCTTCCAGCGCGAGATGCCCAGCGAAGAACTGATGGTGTCGTAACCGTGCTCGTGCGCGTACAGCGCAGTGCGCTCGAAGCGCATGTCGAAGCACATCGTGCAGCGGATGCCGCGTTCGGGCTCGTTTTCCATGCCGCGTGCACGGCTGAACCAGTTGTCGGTGTCGTAGTCGCAGTCGATGAAGGGAATGCCGTGCTGCTCGGCGAAGCGGATGTTCTCCTGCTTGCGCAGCTCATACTCCTTCACCGGGTGGATGTTGGGGTTGTAGAAGAAGATCGCGTAGTCGATCCCGGAGGCGGTGATCGCCTCCATCACTTCGCCGGAACAGGGCGCGCAGCACGAATGCAGCAGCAGGCGCTTGCCGCCGGCGGGCAGGGTCAGGGTGGGGCGTTGGAGCTCGGTCATCGTCAGGTACCGCATGGACCGCCGGCAACGGCGGTGGCCCATGCATCAGCGCGTGGGTGAACGGGTCTGGCCGGATACCGTGAACAGGACGCGCGCGGCCACACCGCCTGCACGCGCAGGACGACGACGGCCCCGGCAACCTCCCCGCG includes the following:
- a CDS encoding epoxyqueuosine reductase QueH, with the translated sequence MRYLTMTELQRPTLTLPAGGKRLLLHSCCAPCSGEVMEAITASGIDYAIFFYNPNIHPVKEYELRKQENIRFAEQHGIPFIDCDYDTDNWFSRARGMENEPERGIRCTMCFDMRFERTALYAHEHGYDTISSSLGISRWKNMAQINDCGIRAASRYEGLQYWDYNWRKGGGASRMIEISKREQFYQQEYCGCVYSLRDANRHRRENGRERIKIGLLYYGQDAGTPQDD